A window of the Sabethes cyaneus chromosome 1, idSabCyanKW18_F2, whole genome shotgun sequence genome harbors these coding sequences:
- the LOC128746372 gene encoding gastrula zinc finger protein XlCGF9.1-like yields MVIHSDERPFECDLCGASFKRPSGLKSHGKRHIMPDDREPHERRKHACDICDRNFASKYNLTDHLRTHTGERPFECDICHKTFIRHGDLKDHKITKHTQEKKLKCPECGKSFFLKAHLRQHLKVHNPKNILKHNPDRSQVSDMRKSL; encoded by the coding sequence ATGGTTAtacacagcgatgagcgaccGTTCGAATGCGACCTCTGTGGCGCATCCTTTAAGAGACCCAGTGGCCTGAAGAGTCACGGAAAACGCCACATCATGCCCGACGATCGAGAACCCCACGAGCGGCGGAAACATGCTTGTGATATCTGTGATCGAAATTTTGCCAGCAAATATAATCTTACCGATCACTTGAGAACTCACACCGGAGAGCGACCGTTCGAGTGTGACATATGTCACAAAACTTTCATCAGACACGGTGATCTTAAGGACCATAAAATCACAAAGCACACGCAGGAAAAGAAGTTGAAATGTCCAGAAtgtggtaaaagttttttcttgaaGGCACATTTGAGACAGCATCTGAAAGTACATAACCCTAAGAATATTCTCAAGCATAACCCGGATCGTTCACAAGTGTCTGATATGCGGAAAAGTCTATAA
- the LOC128746374 gene encoding uncharacterized protein K02A2.6-like, with translation MPELLVTDNGTQFKSAEFSEFCCENGIRHMTTVPFHPQPNGQAERFVDTFKRAVKKIQEGEGSVKLALDIFLLTYRSTPDPNVPGRKSPAEAMYNRPLRTSLDLLRPPSIPEQQLNRQGSSKARSLNPKDSVYAKISANNKWSWLPRTVVERIGTVMYNIWMDNGKLVRSHLNQLRQRDAPRTTAKAQAKQRIPLSILLNEWKLSMPALATPLITRLSETEVLEQSRSTIVPASPATPASGLSTSASSPSTAFESAADSSPAVQLPRRSSRTRRPPQRFQPYLRY, from the coding sequence ATGCCGGAGCTTCTCGTGACAGACAACGGTACGCAATTCAAAAGTGCGGAATTCAGCGAGTTCTGCTGCGAAAACGGTATTCGTCATATGACAACGGTTCCTTTTCATCCACAACCGAACGGTCAAGCCGAACGATTTGTGGACACCTTTAAAAGGGCAGTTAAGAAAATTCAGGAGGGAGAAGGTTCGGTCAAGCTTGCACTGGACATTTTCCTTCTGACTTACCGTTCCACACCAGATCCCAACGTTCCAGGTAGGAAGTCACCAGCAGAGGCGATGTACAATCGACCGCTAAGAACATCGTTAGATCTTCTACGACCACCGTCAATTCCTGAACAGCAACTGAACCGCCAGGGTTCTTCCAAAGCACGGTCGCTCAATCCAAAGGATTCCGTGTATGCTAAAATTTCTGCCAACAATAAGTGGTCGTGGCTCCCTAGAACGGTAGTAGAGAGGATCGGCACAGTGATGTACAACATCTGGATGGACAATGGGAAGCTGGTCAGATCTCATCTCAATCAGCTCAGACAGCGAGATGCTCCTAGAACAACAGCGAAGGCGCAGGCGAAACAACGTATTCCACTCAGCATCTTGCTCAACGAGTGGAAACTATCTATGCCCGCATTAGCAACACCCCTGATAACCCGATTGTCAGAAACGGAAGTCCTGGAGCAATCACGGTCCACGATAGTTCCAGCATCACCCGCTACACCTGCGAGTGGCCTTTCAACATCAGCGTCTTCACCTTCGACGGCCTTCGAGTCTGCGGCTGATAGTTCACCGGCAGTACAACTACCTCGGCGCTCTTCTCGAACCAGAAGACCACCGCAACGGTTCCAGCCGTACCTTCGGTACTAG
- the LOC128746375 gene encoding zinc finger protein 93-like has protein sequence MCNKTFTLNKTLKVHRIIKHTSEKNFKCDICGKEYHMMKQLMTHRKLHSSERSYKCDICGNGYKRKDILVMHMKIHTAPQSFECDICGKICTPHTLRMHKITQHTSEKPFACNVCGKDFHMQHLLTRHLKLHSSEQPNRCPVCEKHFLFESELARHMLIHSDERPFECDVCDASFKTPDGLQKHQRLHTSDGRKLHDRKHACDICDRKFSRKYILKCHLRTHIAERSLECDICHKTFGSGKTLYDHKIIKHTQEKNFECPECGKAFHMKAQLTKHLKIHNPKHNSDRAHKCLTCGKVYKNKSTLVEHMSRHAGEGIHICDICGASYKTKACFLRHKQIHHTSSSVELKPYKCDQCSSRFGHKTSLNFHIKKKHLPSCSINNDASENAERNLV, from the coding sequence ATGTGCAATAAAACTTTCACGTTAAATAAAACACTGAAGGTTCACCGTATTATAAAGCACACGTCGGAAAAGAATTTCAAATGCGACATTTGCGGCAAAGAGTACCACATGATGAAGCAGTTGATGACGCACCGGAAATTGCACAGCTCGGAGCGTTCGTATAAATGCGATATCTGCGGCAATGGATACAAGAGAAAAGACATTCTTGTGATGCATATGAAAATTCACACCGCGCCGCAATCTTTCGAATGTGACATATGTGGTAAAATTTGCACTCCCCATACACTGCGGATGCATAAAATTACACAACACACGTCGGAAAAACCATTCGCGTGTAACGTATGCGGTAAAGATTTCCATATGCAACATTTGCTTACGAGGCACTTGAAGCTGCATAGCTCGGAACAGCCAAACCGGTGTCCGGTTTGTGAAAAACATTTTCTATTTGAAAGTGAGCTTGCGCGGCATATGCTCATTCACAGCGATGAGCGACCGTTCGAATGCGACGTCTGCGACGCATCCTTCAAGACACCCGATGGCCTGCAGAAACACCAGAGACTCCATACGTCCGACGGTCGAAAACTCCACGACCGAAAACACGCTTGCGATATCTGTGACAGAAAATTCTccagaaaatatattctcaaGTGTCATTTGAGAACTCACATCGCAGAACGCTCGCTCGAGTGTGATATATGTCACAAAACTTTCGGCTCAGGCAAAACGCTTTATGACCATAAAATTATAAAACACACACAGGAAAAGAATTTTGAATGTCCAGAATGTGGCAAAGCTTTCCACATGAAAGCACAACTAACGAAGCATCTGAAAATACATAACCCAAAGCATAACTCGGATCGCGCACACAAGTGTCTGACATGCGGAAAGGTCTACAAGAACAAATCTACGCTCGTTGAGCACATGTCTCGACACGCCGGTGAGGGCATACATATTTGCGACATCTGTGGTGCATCATACAAGACGAAGGCTTGTTTTCTCCGGCACAAGCAAATCCATCACACATCCTCGTCCGTTGAGCTAAAACCTTACAAATGTGACCAGTGTAGTTCTCGATTCGGCCATAAGACTAGTCTGAATTTTCACATAAAGAAAAAACACTTACCGTCATGTTCCATCAATAATGATGCATCAGAAAATGCAGAAAGGAACCTCGTGTAG